The following proteins are encoded in a genomic region of Streptococcus gwangjuense:
- a CDS encoding XRE family transcriptional regulator, with amino-acid sequence MYQPEKLKARRKELKLTQREIAEKLGISFQAYSAWERGIKEPSKEKVAQLENILKVSKGYFTQIEIVRLYHSLSKQGQEKVVLYARNLSQEEKAQKVTAMPERLYEYRVYERMSAGIGASVYDDQNFDTVYFNEELAHDFASWVSGDSMEPKYQNGSVALIRETGFDYDGAVYAVVCNNQTYIKRVYREEDGLRLVSINPKYKDIFISYEEDPRIVGIIVGNFVPMEG; translated from the coding sequence ATGTATCAGCCAGAAAAATTAAAGGCTCGGAGGAAAGAGTTAAAACTGACACAGAGGGAAATTGCAGAGAAACTTGGGATTAGTTTCCAGGCTTACTCAGCTTGGGAACGTGGAATCAAAGAACCGTCTAAGGAGAAGGTAGCCCAGTTAGAGAACATTTTAAAAGTATCCAAAGGATATTTTACTCAGATCGAGATTGTCCGTCTCTACCATAGCCTCTCCAAGCAAGGGCAGGAGAAGGTTGTTCTCTATGCTCGCAACCTATCTCAAGAGGAGAAAGCCCAGAAAGTAACAGCGATGCCAGAGCGCCTCTACGAGTACCGTGTTTATGAACGCATGTCAGCAGGGATTGGGGCTTCGGTCTATGATGATCAGAATTTTGATACGGTTTACTTTAATGAGGAACTAGCCCATGATTTTGCGTCCTGGGTGTCTGGGGACTCCATGGAACCTAAATACCAAAATGGTTCAGTGGCTCTGATTCGAGAGACAGGATTTGACTATGATGGGGCGGTTTATGCAGTGGTTTGCAACAATCAGACTTATATCAAGCGGGTTTATCGTGAGGAAGATGGCTTGCGTCTGGTCTCTATCAATCCTAAATACAAAGATATTTTCATCTCCTATGAGGAAGATCCTCGGATTGTGGGGATTATCGTTGGGAACTTTGTGCCGATGGAGGGCTAG
- a CDS encoding alpha-L-fucosidase, with protein sequence MNRYLFEKGQTFSIRKLTVGVASVMVGLAFFASGTALADEAKIEATSSQPNVEKLAETEKTKPEVKNESPVISTPQESEKAEKSEKTVKPVEEKSVAETKTTDLLPEEIHDQAYPDAPVKNIDTSAIVDKKDSPKVETESILKNKEELPKEAENGNRAIINGGLDLKHVPYEGQPATAASMIYTIYNGGSQRYIVSGSGIFVAPNVILTVAHNFLESNRDTKEGHIRGGDSAKFYYNLGSNSAVRNSQPVTGNTTLFKEEDIHFWNKKEFGKGYQNDLAAVVAPVPLQIASPNKAATFVPLAENKTYQPGDPVSTIGYPTDSSSPELKKPIVAGQLYKADGVVKSVDNYDDKGSKGITYHMTSVSGLSGAGIINSDGKVVGVHQHGTIENGIPDKDRFGGGIVLSPEQVKWVKDIIAKYGVKGWYQGDNGKRYYFTPEGEMFRNKTAVIGENQYSFDENGVATLIKGIDYGRVVVQHVDETGNPIKTDDTFVEKTEVGTAFDYDFKKEIAKTDFYTKNQEKYQIVSIDGVEINKQLKDEWTYNVVSKTAPGTRVIKVVYKVNKGSFAIHYRLKGSEQELADVVTDNNDGKEYDVSFVNTFEAKEIAGYRAITPRLEASIQHKGVNDVVFEYEKISDSSNPTSTVLPAAHPEDKETEIGNHGPLPSKAQLDYHKEELAAFIHYGMNTYTNSEWGHGNEDPKNFNPTNLDTDQWIRTLKETGFKRTIMVVKHHDGFVIYPSKYTNHTVAASPWKDGKGDLLEEISKSATKYDMNMGVYLSPWDVNSPKYKVATQKEYNEYYLNQLKEILGNPKYGNKGKFIEVWMDGARGSGAQKVTYTFDEWFKYIKEAEGDIAIFSAEPTSIRWIGNERGIAGDPVWHKVKKANITENVKNEYLNHGDPDGDMYSVGEADVSIRSGWFYHDNQQPKSLKELMDIYFKSVGRGTPLLLNIPPNKEGKFADADVARLKEFKATLDQMYATDFAKGATVTASSTRQNHLYKESHLTDGKDDTSWALSNDATTGSFTVDLGQKRRFDVVELKEDIAKGQRISGFKIEVEINGRWVTYGEGSTVGYRRLIQGKPVEAQKIRVTITGAQATPILTNFSVYKTPSSIEKTDGYPLGLEYHSNTTADTAGTTWYNESEGVRGTSMWTNQKDAKVSYTFTGTKAYVVSTVDPGHGEMSVYVDGQKVADVQTKNTSRKRSQKVYETDDLAPGQHTITLVNKTGEPIATEGIYTLNNNSKGMFELEATSYEVEKGKPVTVKIKRVGGSKGTATVRFITEPGTGVHGKVYQDTTQDVTFEDGETEKTVTIPTIDFTEQADSIFDFKAKLTSVSDGALLGFATDATIQVMKAELLIKDQTSYDDQASQLDYSPGWHHETNSADKYQKTESWASFGRLTDEQKKKTTVTAYFYGTGLDIKGYVDPNHGIYKVFLDGKEVPYQDGMGNASTIEGKKYFSGHAAQRQGNQTLVSLKGLDENLHAVTLQLDPDRNDLSRNIGIQVDQFITRGEGSELYSKTQILQSLSKWKDDLSNFDPSGLKNTATARQAFKSNLDKLTAQLSSDTVNVQDVMSTVTTLQDILSKDENYQKPGDETSPEQPVEPKQPEQPEINYDKAMASLTEAIEKKVAELGANNDAKKRLVEITDKAIAAIQEAKTQEDVNKALNNALEQIKQLQPSQPEKPVEPKQPEQPEINYDKAMASLTEAIEKKVAELGTNNDAKKKLVEITDKAIAAIQEAKTQEDVNKALNKALEQIKQLQPSQPEQPVEPKQPEQPEINYDKAMASLTEAIEKKVAELGANNDAKKKLVEITDKAIAAIQEAKTQEDVNKALNKALEQIKQLQPSQPEQPVEPKQPEKPITSSSPEEGVKELVFQLPSLEIVKKAVPFKTIRRENPQLDKGKEQVLSEGKDGAIIEYIEVDGSNRKVVQTESTPALDRVIEVGTKQSSVGTEAPPVVTLPEYLLPKEPEKPITSSSPEEGVKDLVFKLPSLDIVKKAVPFKTIRHENPNLDKGKEKVLAEGKDGAIIEYVEVDGSNRKIVQTESTPALDRVIEVGTKQSSIGTEAPPVVTLPEYVLPRETEKPAPAVVTEDSPRKDEKAPVATTVKQDREKQLPETGEQEANAFLFLAAITSVLSLLIFQKNFKD encoded by the coding sequence ATGAATCGATACCTTTTTGAAAAAGGGCAAACTTTTAGCATCAGAAAATTAACCGTTGGAGTTGCTTCGGTTATGGTCGGACTCGCTTTTTTTGCATCTGGAACAGCACTAGCTGACGAAGCAAAAATTGAAGCTACAAGCTCTCAACCAAATGTAGAAAAATTGGCCGAAACTGAAAAAACCAAACCAGAAGTCAAAAATGAAAGTCCTGTAATTTCTACACCTCAAGAGTCAGAGAAAGCAGAGAAATCAGAAAAAACTGTTAAACCAGTAGAAGAAAAATCTGTAGCAGAAACTAAAACTACTGACTTGCTTCCTGAAGAAATCCACGATCAAGCTTATCCTGATGCACCCGTGAAAAACATAGATACTTCAGCAATCGTAGACAAGAAGGATAGCCCTAAAGTTGAGACAGAAAGCATTCTAAAAAACAAGGAAGAACTTCCAAAAGAAGCTGAAAATGGTAATCGTGCGATTATCAACGGTGGTCTAGATTTGAAGCACGTCCCTTATGAAGGACAACCTGCTACTGCTGCTAGTATGATTTACACTATTTACAATGGTGGTTCCCAACGCTATATCGTGTCTGGTTCTGGTATTTTTGTGGCACCAAATGTCATCTTGACTGTTGCCCACAACTTTTTAGAATCAAACCGTGATACAAAAGAAGGACATATTCGAGGCGGAGATTCTGCTAAGTTTTACTATAACCTCGGTTCTAATTCTGCTGTTCGCAATTCTCAACCTGTAACGGGTAATACTACTCTTTTCAAAGAAGAAGATATTCATTTTTGGAACAAGAAAGAATTTGGAAAAGGATATCAAAATGACTTGGCTGCTGTTGTAGCACCTGTTCCTCTTCAAATCGCTAGTCCAAATAAAGCTGCTACCTTTGTTCCTTTGGCAGAAAACAAAACCTATCAACCAGGGGACCCTGTTAGCACGATTGGGTATCCAACTGACTCAAGCTCACCTGAGCTCAAAAAACCAATTGTAGCTGGTCAACTTTACAAGGCTGATGGTGTCGTGAAATCTGTTGATAATTATGATGATAAAGGCTCAAAAGGCATCACCTATCATATGACTTCTGTTTCAGGCCTTTCAGGTGCTGGTATTATCAACAGTGATGGTAAAGTAGTCGGTGTTCACCAACACGGCACAATTGAAAACGGCATCCCTGACAAAGACCGTTTCGGTGGTGGGATCGTCCTCTCACCTGAGCAAGTCAAATGGGTAAAAGATATTATCGCAAAATATGGCGTCAAAGGTTGGTACCAAGGTGATAATGGGAAACGATATTACTTTACTCCTGAAGGAGAAATGTTCAGAAATAAAACTGCTGTTATTGGTGAAAATCAATATTCTTTCGATGAAAATGGTGTTGCGACACTCATTAAAGGAATCGATTACGGACGTGTAGTTGTTCAACACGTAGATGAAACTGGTAATCCAATCAAAACTGATGATACTTTTGTTGAAAAAACTGAAGTTGGAACAGCTTTTGATTATGACTTCAAAAAAGAAATCGCTAAGACTGACTTCTATACAAAAAATCAAGAGAAATACCAGATTGTCTCTATTGATGGCGTCGAAATCAACAAACAACTCAAAGATGAGTGGACCTACAACGTCGTCAGCAAAACAGCTCCAGGAACACGGGTCATCAAGGTGGTTTATAAAGTGAATAAAGGTTCATTTGCCATTCATTATCGTTTGAAAGGCTCAGAGCAAGAATTAGCAGATGTTGTTACTGATAATAATGACGGAAAAGAATACGATGTTTCATTTGTAAACACTTTTGAAGCAAAAGAAATCGCAGGCTACCGCGCAATCACTCCACGCTTAGAAGCCAGCATCCAGCACAAGGGTGTGAATGATGTTGTCTTTGAATACGAAAAAATCTCTGATAGCTCTAATCCGACTTCAACTGTTTTACCTGCTGCTCATCCAGAAGATAAGGAAACAGAAATTGGAAATCACGGTCCCCTTCCAAGCAAGGCTCAACTTGATTATCACAAGGAAGAATTAGCCGCCTTCATCCACTATGGTATGAATACTTATACTAATTCTGAGTGGGGACATGGAAATGAAGACCCTAAAAACTTCAATCCAACTAACTTAGATACAGATCAATGGATCCGTACTCTAAAGGAAACTGGCTTTAAACGAACTATTATGGTTGTCAAACACCACGATGGTTTCGTTATTTACCCATCTAAATATACAAATCATACCGTAGCTGCAAGTCCATGGAAAGATGGAAAGGGTGACCTTTTAGAAGAAATCTCTAAATCGGCTACTAAATACGATATGAACATGGGTGTTTACCTATCACCATGGGATGTTAATAGCCCTAAATATAAGGTAGCTACTCAAAAAGAATACAACGAATACTACCTCAATCAACTAAAAGAAATCCTTGGTAATCCAAAATACGGTAATAAGGGTAAATTTATCGAAGTTTGGATGGATGGAGCACGCGGTAGCGGTGCCCAAAAAGTAACCTACACTTTTGATGAGTGGTTCAAATACATCAAGGAAGCTGAAGGAGATATCGCTATCTTCTCTGCCGAACCAACAAGTATCCGTTGGATTGGAAATGAGCGTGGTATCGCCGGTGACCCTGTATGGCATAAGGTCAAGAAAGCAAACATCACCGAAAATGTTAAGAACGAATACCTTAACCACGGTGACCCTGACGGAGATATGTACTCTGTAGGAGAAGCAGATGTTTCCATCCGCTCTGGCTGGTTCTACCACGATAACCAGCAACCAAAATCCCTCAAAGAATTGATGGATATCTACTTCAAGTCTGTTGGTCGTGGAACGCCACTTCTTCTCAACATTCCACCAAACAAAGAAGGTAAATTCGCAGATGCTGACGTGGCTCGCTTGAAAGAATTCAAAGCGACTCTAGATCAAATGTATGCGACTGACTTTGCCAAAGGAGCGACTGTAACAGCAAGCTCGACTCGTCAGAACCATCTCTACAAAGAAAGCCACCTTACAGACGGTAAAGATGATACTAGCTGGGCTCTTTCAAATGATGCCACAACAGGTAGCTTCACAGTCGATTTGGGACAAAAGAGACGCTTTGACGTTGTCGAACTCAAGGAAGACATCGCCAAAGGTCAGCGTATCTCTGGTTTCAAGATTGAAGTCGAAATCAACGGTCGCTGGGTGACTTACGGAGAAGGTTCAACTGTTGGTTACCGTCGCTTGATTCAAGGCAAGCCTGTAGAGGCACAAAAAATCCGTGTAACCATCACCGGAGCTCAAGCAACTCCAATCTTAACCAACTTCTCAGTCTACAAGACACCAAGTAGTATCGAAAAGACAGACGGCTACCCTCTTGGACTTGAATACCACTCAAATACAACAGCGGATACAGCCGGTACAACTTGGTACAATGAATCTGAAGGTGTTCGTGGCACTTCTATGTGGACCAATCAAAAAGATGCCAAAGTAAGCTATACTTTCACAGGAACCAAGGCCTATGTCGTCTCTACAGTTGACCCAGGTCATGGAGAAATGTCCGTCTACGTTGATGGCCAAAAAGTTGCGGATGTGCAAACTAAGAACACTAGCCGTAAACGCAGCCAAAAAGTATATGAAACAGACGATTTAGCACCTGGCCAACATACCATTACCCTTGTTAATAAAACAGGTGAACCAATTGCTACAGAAGGAATCTACACTCTAAACAATAACAGCAAGGGTATGTTTGAGCTTGAAGCAACTTCTTACGAAGTCGAAAAAGGAAAACCAGTCACTGTTAAAATTAAACGTGTCGGTGGAAGCAAGGGAACTGCTACTGTTCGCTTCATCACAGAACCTGGAACTGGGGTTCACGGTAAAGTTTACCAAGATACAACTCAAGATGTGACTTTTGAAGATGGAGAAACAGAAAAGACTGTTACCATCCCAACGATTGACTTTACCGAACAAGCCGACTCTATCTTTGACTTCAAAGCCAAGCTCACTTCTGTTTCTGATGGTGCTTTACTCGGTTTTGCTACCGACGCAACCATCCAAGTGATGAAAGCTGAATTGCTGATCAAGGATCAAACAAGTTATGATGACCAAGCTAGTCAGTTGGATTACAGTCCTGGCTGGCACCATGAAACCAATTCAGCAGACAAGTACCAAAAAACGGAGTCTTGGGCTTCCTTTGGTCGCTTAACTGATGAACAAAAGAAAAAGACAACTGTCACAGCCTACTTCTACGGTACTGGACTTGATATCAAGGGCTATGTTGATCCAAATCATGGTATCTACAAAGTCTTCCTAGATGGCAAAGAAGTTCCTTACCAAGATGGCATGGGAAATGCGTCGACTATTGAGGGCAAGAAATACTTTAGCGGTCACGCTGCTCAACGCCAAGGCAATCAAACTCTGGTTAGCCTAAAAGGTCTTGATGAAAACTTGCACGCAGTCACCCTTCAACTAGATCCTGATCGAAACGATTTGTCTCGAAACATCGGTATCCAGGTGGATCAATTCATCACTCGTGGTGAAGGAAGTGAACTCTACAGCAAAACACAAATCCTTCAATCTCTCTCTAAATGGAAAGACGACTTATCTAACTTTGATCCAAGTGGTTTGAAAAATACAGCAACTGCACGTCAAGCATTTAAGTCTAATCTTGATAAACTCACTGCACAATTAAGTTCTGATACGGTAAATGTACAAGATGTGATGTCAACAGTCACTACTTTGCAAGATATTCTTAGCAAAGACGAAAATTACCAAAAACCTGGAGACGAAACAAGTCCAGAACAACCGGTTGAACCTAAACAACCGGAACAGCCGGAAATCAATTATGATAAGGCTATGGCTAGCCTGACTGAAGCTATCGAGAAAAAAGTGGCTGAGCTTGGTGCCAACAACGATGCTAAGAAGAGATTAGTTGAAATTACTGATAAAGCAATCGCAGCTATCCAAGAAGCGAAGACTCAAGAAGACGTCAACAAAGCCCTCAATAACGCTCTTGAACAAATCAAGCAATTGCAACCTAGCCAACCTGAAAAACCAGTTGAACCGAAACAACCTGAACAGCCTGAAATCAATTATGATAAGGCTATGGCTAGCCTGACTGAAGCTATCGAGAAAAAAGTGGCTGAACTTGGTACTAACAACGATGCTAAGAAGAAATTAGTTGAAATTACTGATAAAGCAATCGCAGCTATCCAAGAAGCCAAGACTCAAGAAGACGTCAATAAAGCCCTCAATAAGGCTCTTGAACAAATCAAGCAATTGCAACCTAGCCAACCAGAACAACCAGTTGAACCAAAACAACCGGAACAGCCTGAAATCAATTATGATAAGGCTATGGCTAGCCTGACTGAAGCTATCGAGAAAAAAGTGGCTGAGCTTGGTGCTAACAACGATGCTAAGAAAAAATTAGTTGAAATTACTGATAAAGCAATCGCAGCCATTCAAGAGGCTAAGACTCAAGAAGATGTCAATAAAGCTCTCAATAAGGCTCTTGAACAAATCAAGCAATTGCAACCTAGCCAACCAGAACAACCGGTTGAACCGAAACAACCTGAAAAACCAATTACTTCTTCAAGTCCTGAAGAAGGGGTTAAAGAGCTTGTCTTCCAACTCCCAAGTTTGGAGATTGTTAAGAAGGCAGTACCATTCAAGACTATCCGTCGCGAAAATCCACAATTAGACAAAGGGAAAGAACAAGTTCTATCAGAAGGGAAAGATGGTGCTATAATCGAGTATATCGAAGTAGATGGCAGCAATCGTAAGGTAGTTCAAACCGAATCAACTCCAGCTCTAGACCGAGTGATTGAAGTTGGGACTAAACAAAGTTCTGTAGGAACAGAGGCACCACCAGTTGTGACTCTCCCTGAGTACCTTCTACCAAAAGAGCCTGAAAAACCAATTACTTCTTCAAGTCCTGAAGAAGGAGTTAAGGACCTTGTCTTTAAACTTCCAAGTTTGGATATTGTCAAGAAGGCAGTACCATTCAAGACTATCCGTCATGAAAATCCAAACTTAGATAAAGGAAAAGAGAAAGTTCTAGCAGAAGGGAAAGATGGTGCTATAATCGAGTATGTCGAAGTAGATGGTAGCAATCGTAAGATAGTTCAAACTGAATCAACTCCAGCTCTAGATAGAGTAATTGAGGTTGGAACTAAACAAAGTTCTATAGGAACAGAGGCGCCACCAGTTGTGACTCTCCCTGAGTATGTTCTACCTAGAGAAACTGAAAAACCAGCTCCTGCAGTTGTAACAGAAGATTCACCAAGAAAAGATGAAAAAGCACCTGTTGCTACTACAGTTAAACAAGACAGGGAAAAACAACTCCCAGAAACTGGAGAGCAAGAAGCAAATGCCTTCTTATTCTTGGCTGCTATTACTTCAGTATTGTCTCTACTCATCTTCCAAAAGAATTTCAAAGACTAA
- a CDS encoding YqeG family HAD IIIA-type phosphatase: MPAARAKTVFDIPYQRLYQLGFKGLIFDIDQTLVMHGAPATEQVIELFQNLKAIGFQIFLLSNNDEERITQFNQHLSVPFIPLSEKPNPKNFKKALDMMQLKPFETVMIGDQLFTDVLGASRANISTILVDFLYDPKEGGIGKKRWVEKLILHTYPFLRQKNKNLDVIKKEKQHGFLE, encoded by the coding sequence ATGCCAGCAGCACGAGCAAAAACTGTTTTTGATATCCCCTATCAAAGATTATATCAACTTGGTTTTAAAGGATTAATTTTTGATATCGATCAAACTCTTGTGATGCATGGCGCCCCCGCTACAGAACAAGTTATTGAACTTTTTCAAAATCTCAAAGCCATTGGTTTCCAAATTTTTCTTTTGTCAAACAACGACGAAGAAAGAATCACACAATTTAATCAACATTTATCTGTTCCCTTTATCCCACTTTCGGAAAAACCAAATCCTAAGAACTTTAAAAAAGCTCTTGACATGATGCAGCTAAAACCATTTGAAACAGTTATGATTGGAGATCAACTTTTTACAGATGTTCTGGGAGCTAGTCGGGCAAATATCTCCACTATCTTGGTTGATTTTTTATATGATCCTAAAGAAGGCGGAATTGGAAAAAAACGATGGGTTGAAAAATTAATACTTCATACTTACCCATTTTTGAGACAAAAAAATAAAAATTTAGATGTGATCAAAAAGGAGAAACAACATGGTTTTTTGGAATAA
- a CDS encoding DUF5960 family protein, translating into MTRKELYENKLQMDYFSDNYIRFEEDFQKYSAMNVPLTFLIDDILRTMAMNQKNYFVLNKENAKDGREHRFYFRVVTEKECPRNRIYVYAGVKIVASRFGRR; encoded by the coding sequence ATGACTAGAAAAGAGCTGTATGAAAACAAACTGCAGATGGATTACTTTTCAGATAACTATATTCGTTTTGAAGAGGATTTTCAAAAATACTCTGCCATGAACGTACCCTTGACTTTCTTGATTGATGACATCCTACGAACCATGGCGATGAATCAGAAAAACTACTTTGTTTTAAACAAGGAAAATGCCAAGGATGGGCGGGAGCATAGATTTTATTTTAGGGTGGTAACGGAGAAAGAGTGTCCCAGAAATAGGATCTATGTATATGCCGGAGTTAAAATAGTGGCTAGTAGATTTGGTAGGAGATGA
- a CDS encoding Y-family DNA polymerase has protein sequence MGYFDYSREPKSDIAFVDMKSFYASVECVKRGLHPLKTSLCVMSRADNSTGLILASSPLFKKIFGKSNVGRAYDLPFDIKTRKFSYYNARKQGLPTDSDYVRYIEDWAQVTLIVPPRMDEYIAVNMEIQRIFQNYGSPDDIYPYSIDEGFIDLTSSLNYFIPAKSLSRKDKLDLLSARIQRDIWRQTGIYSTVGMSNANPLLAKLALDNEAKHTPTMRANWSYQDVEEKVWAIPKMTDFWGIGRRMEKRLHALGIYSIKELATSNPDQLKKALGQAGLRLWFHANGIDESNVHKPYKAKSKGLGNSQILPRDYVKLRDIEIILREMAEQVAIRLRRSGKKTTLVSIYVGFSKQEVRSSIHTQMKVEPTNNTAVLTDYVLKLFHNKYTSGAVRSVGINYSGFVDESFGLISLFDDVDKLEKEERLQTAIDSIREQFGFTSLLKANALEEASRSLARSKLIGGHSAGGLDGLK, from the coding sequence ATGGGCTACTTTGATTATTCCAGAGAGCCCAAAAGTGACATTGCCTTTGTCGATATGAAATCCTTTTATGCTAGTGTTGAGTGCGTGAAAAGGGGATTACATCCGCTGAAAACCTCGCTTTGTGTCATGAGTCGAGCGGATAATTCAACTGGTCTTATCCTAGCCTCCTCTCCCCTGTTTAAGAAGATTTTTGGCAAGTCAAATGTTGGTCGGGCCTATGATTTGCCTTTTGATATCAAAACGCGAAAATTTTCCTATTATAATGCTCGAAAGCAAGGGCTACCTACCGACTCAGACTATGTTCGCTACATCGAAGATTGGGCTCAAGTTACCTTGATTGTCCCTCCTCGAATGGACGAGTACATTGCAGTCAATATGGAAATCCAGCGAATCTTTCAAAACTATGGCAGTCCAGATGATATTTATCCTTACTCTATCGATGAGGGCTTTATTGACCTAACTAGTTCGCTCAACTATTTCATCCCAGCTAAGAGTCTCTCTCGCAAAGACAAGCTGGATCTGCTTTCTGCCCGTATTCAGAGGGATATTTGGAGGCAGACAGGGATTTACTCTACAGTAGGTATGTCCAATGCCAATCCCTTACTAGCCAAGTTGGCTCTGGATAATGAAGCCAAGCACACTCCGACCATGAGGGCCAACTGGTCTTACCAGGATGTGGAAGAGAAGGTCTGGGCAATCCCTAAGATGACGGATTTTTGGGGAATTGGCAGACGGATGGAGAAACGCTTGCATGCTCTGGGGATTTATTCCATCAAGGAATTGGCAACCAGCAATCCAGACCAGTTAAAGAAAGCTCTGGGTCAGGCTGGTCTGCGTTTGTGGTTTCATGCTAACGGGATTGATGAGAGCAATGTTCATAAGCCCTATAAAGCCAAATCCAAGGGCTTGGGGAATTCTCAAATCTTGCCGAGAGACTACGTGAAGCTACGTGATATTGAAATTATTCTCCGGGAAATGGCGGAGCAGGTGGCTATTAGATTGAGAAGGTCTGGCAAGAAAACAACCCTTGTCTCTATCTATGTCGGTTTCTCTAAACAGGAGGTCAGGTCGTCTATTCACACACAAATGAAGGTCGAACCGACCAATAATACAGCTGTCTTAACGGATTATGTTTTGAAGTTATTTCATAACAAATACACTTCAGGAGCAGTCAGAAGTGTTGGAATCAACTATTCAGGATTTGTGGATGAGTCCTTTGGTTTGATATCTCTCTTTGATGATGTTGATAAGTTAGAAAAAGAAGAAAGGCTCCAGACGGCCATTGACTCCATTCGGGAACAATTTGGTTTCACTTCACTCTTAAAAGCCAATGCACTGGAAGAAGCCTCTAGGAGTCTTGCCAGAAGCAAGCTGATTGGGGGACATTCTGCTGGAGGATTAGATGGATTAAAATGA
- a CDS encoding VanW family protein, whose product MVFWNKDLLFCEISPTTYKISLKKENLKRHIQNFKQGKKFSKIRQEKILPNLVSSYSTQLIKRGPGIDITLQKGKATNIQIASKNLNNIIIHPGEEFSFWSLVGNTTKKKGYQEGRVIINGKVEPDIGGGLCNLANLLHLLIVHSPMKITEFHSHSDALDPDKGTRKPFANGTSVQYNHQDYRFKNNTDQLIQLRTWVENDILFGELRSESQFPFTYQIVEENHHFKKEGDHYYRNSMIYREKVDRITEQILEKELILKNHSKVMYDPKLIPTEMIKQ is encoded by the coding sequence ATGGTTTTTTGGAATAAGGATCTATTATTTTGTGAAATTAGTCCTACAACATATAAAATCTCTTTAAAAAAAGAAAATCTAAAACGACATATACAGAACTTTAAACAAGGAAAAAAATTCTCTAAAATTCGTCAAGAAAAGATATTACCTAACTTAGTTTCATCATATTCTACCCAACTGATAAAACGTGGTCCTGGCATTGATATTACTCTTCAAAAAGGAAAAGCTACTAACATACAGATTGCTAGTAAAAATCTAAATAACATTATCATTCATCCAGGAGAAGAATTTTCTTTTTGGAGTTTAGTTGGTAATACAACTAAGAAAAAAGGATACCAGGAAGGGCGAGTTATTATTAATGGGAAAGTAGAACCTGATATTGGCGGAGGGCTATGTAATTTAGCTAACTTGCTTCATCTTTTAATTGTTCATAGTCCTATGAAAATTACAGAATTTCATTCTCACTCTGATGCATTAGACCCTGATAAGGGGACTCGGAAACCATTTGCGAATGGAACTTCTGTACAGTATAATCATCAGGACTATCGTTTTAAAAATAATACTGACCAACTTATTCAATTGAGAACATGGGTAGAAAATGATATTCTCTTCGGAGAATTACGCAGTGAATCCCAATTCCCATTCACTTATCAAATTGTCGAAGAAAATCATCATTTCAAAAAAGAAGGGGATCATTACTATCGTAACTCTATGATTTATCGTGAAAAAGTAGATAGAATAACTGAACAAATTTTAGAAAAAGAACTGATTTTAAAAAATCATTCAAAAGTCATGTATGATCCGAAGCTCATTCCTACTGAAATGATTAAACAATAA